The Photobacterium sanguinicancri genome includes the window CGTATTATAGAGACTTCGATCACATTGGCAAGGGGCATTTAGAGATAATTATGACATTTAGGTTTAAGCGCTCAACTATCGAACAATAAGCCTTATTTTAGGTATTATTCACACCGTTACAGCGTTATTCTTTTCACTCTTATCATCAAAGCAGACTATTTCTATGCCAGATTCTATGCGTACCTTTAAAGGAAAAGCTCCAAAATTAGGCCTTAATACCTATATAGATGTGTCTGCCGTTATGATCGGTGAAATTTCACTTGGTGATGAATCAAGTATTTGGCCTTTAGTCACCGCGCGAGGCGACGTTAATCATATATCGATTGGTCATCGCTCAAATATTCAAGATGGAACTGTACTCCATGTCAGCCGTGCTACTCATGATAACCCCAGTGGCCACCCTTTAATCATTGGTGATGATGTTACCGTTGGCCATAAAGCAATGCTGCATGGTTGCCATATTGGTGATCGAGTATTAGTCGGCATGGGAGCGATCATTTTAGATGGTGCCGTCATTCATAATGACATCATCATCGGAGCGGGGAGTTTAGTGCCGCCAGGTAAGATATTAGAGAGTGGCT containing:
- a CDS encoding gamma carbonic anhydrase family protein, whose product is MPDSMRTFKGKAPKLGLNTYIDVSAVMIGEISLGDESSIWPLVTARGDVNHISIGHRSNIQDGTVLHVSRATHDNPSGHPLIIGDDVTVGHKAMLHGCHIGDRVLVGMGAIILDGAVIHNDIIIGAGSLVPPGKILESGFLYIGSPIKQARSLTDKERAFLSISADNYVRLKDDYLAEISQ